TTCACtgacacactctctctctctctttctctctctatgcTTCTCTTCGGCAAATGAGCAATGGGAACCAATACCAACACCATCACCTTGAACCTTAACCTTAACCTCAACCTCAACCTCAAACTCAGTCCAACTCGACCCAAAACCAAAATCCTCTGCAAGAACAACTCCGCCTTCGAAGAAAACAAGCAAGTGAGCGTGGACTATGACGAGGGCAAGCACGAAGTCTCCACGCGCCTCACCGGCCTCAGGAAAGCCGATATTCAGAGACGCTACCGCCTCCGAGTCAAGGCCGATCGCTTCCAGAGGGACTGGACTTTGTCGGAAGTAGTCCATGAAATCCTCAGCCTCCGCCCTCATGACGACATTGAGGGCGTGTTGAATCGCTGGATTGGCCGCTTTGCCAGAAAGAATTTTCCGCTTCTTATCAGGGTAgttgaaaattcaagtttttgctTTACTTTGTATTGCTAATTAGCTTAGTTGGATaccaaaattgaattaaatttgaTGGATTTGAGGTGGGTTTTATTTGAAATGGATTTCTATGCTCATGCTGTGCCAACTTAAATTTAGTGACTTTATTATGAATGAATCTGCTACAGTTATTTATTTTGcccaattttattaattttgtattgCTAATTTGCTTAGTTGAATAGATAAGTGAATTAGATATGGAGAATTTGAGGCAGGTTTTTTGTGAAATGGATTTCTGTGCTAATGATGTGCCAACTAATGTGAAATATGATCGAAACACCAACTGACGATATATAGGTGATTGAAATAGTGTCATTTTGATTATGGGAGGAGCTAAGGCAAAGCTTTACCTTGACTATGCTCAGtgtcatatattttgtttagagCTGTTCCACACCTGAAAAAAGGAGAAGGGTTTTGGTAGGTTGATGGCCAGcataaaatttaataacttTATTATGATTGAATCTATTGTAAATACAAGTTTTGGGACTAAAGGCTTGGTGTCCCATAAAACATGGGGCCGACCTAATTagtttgttgaggatccatagctgaCCCTAAAGTTTTAGGACTAAAGGCTTGGTGTTGTAACAGGCAATGTAGTCAAAAAAAGTATTGTACTTGTGGTAAGATGAAAAACTTGGCCTCTACCTCAAAATGGCACTTCCTCTTCCCATATTTCGGAAAGAGGATGAGGGTTCAAGACCTATTGGGTGCATATGTAacttactaattaaaaaaaattgatgtgaatATCAATACATTTCTGCATGGAGCTTACATAAGATACTGAAAAGTATTGTTTTTTGCTTGTTATAGGAGATAACACAGAGGGGTTCCATTGAACGTAGCATTCAAGTTTTTCAGTGgatgaaaaatcaaaagaacTATTGTCCTCGGAatgatatttataatatgatgaTCAGATTACATGCTAGGCATAATCGGACAGATCAAGCACGTGGTTTGTTTTTTGAGATGCAAGAGTGGAGGTAtgccttttgtttttgcatCTTATGTATTTTCTCAGATTATCCTATTACAGTAGGAAGCAGATTGGTCAGAAAAGAAATTCCTCTTGGTAAATGGTAACATGGCAgtattaattatgaattttcACTAGTCATTCTTAACTCCATGATTCTTCTCTTATTTCCAATAGATTTAAGGCGAAGTTTGCTTCTTGGACCAAATAACTGGTTTGCTTGATGACTCGTGATTGAATTGGATCAAATTGACtagaaagaaaatcaaatatctAATGCATGCTGCGTATAATGTTGAAACTTAATGAAGAAATTGAAAACCAGATAGTATACTTTTGAGCTTATGCATATGCATTTAGTATTACACTGTAGCAATCTGGTCCAAGTGTCTTACAATTACTTACTTGTCTAATAATGAGACCATATTATTTCATGATTCTCTATGTTAGTTCTGCTTATGTTGtcaatttgataatttgtaggTTAAGACTGGCATAAGCATACCATTCTTCACAGCTGTGGTGACATATTATTTCCTTTCTTGCTAGGTGCAAGCCTGATGCTGAGACTTACAATGCTCTTATCAATGCACATGGTCGAGCAGGTCAATCGCGTTGGGCCATGAATATTATGGAAGACATGCTACGTGCTTCTGTGTGTACTTGTATTCTTCTTCCCTAGTCAATCTTATTGGGTCTAACTTGGTGTGAGCAACATTCTTTTCCTTTGATGCTCAAATGGCATTTGGCGAGAGAAAATGCTTGCAATATCACATGTTATTAAGAAATgaatctttttggatttttcacaaaaaatgtttttatgaTTGGCATGGTCTATTTTTTGCATGTCATGGATTTTATTgccttcttcttatattttgcTTATCAAGCAAGAGAGGGTTATGTGAAACTTAGTGGTGGTTCTCAAGGATTCTCATTTATTGAGATTAAGTTCATGATATAGTTTCAGAGTTGCATATGGCACAACCTAGAATATGGTTTACTTTGTTTTAAATGTCTACAGAAGTGTTTTGGGTGTTTCCCATGAATTATGCCTCCCAAAATCTAATattcctaaaattttcaaatagcGCTCTAAAtggctttcttcttttcttctctcttaaaTGCACAATATATGTTAATATGAATCAAGGTATCTTTGTACGTCATCTAGTGGAAAATTAAGTAGTCAAATGCTTATTTATGtcaattaaatatttcatatcAATTAAATCTTGAACTGTTCTTATAATTTAGCATTCATAAGCAATATAATTGCTCTGCTTTCATGTTTGCTAATATTTTTTCTTGCACTTCAATATAGCAACTTAGCTTTTAAATTACATTCATGGTGGATGTTGGTAACCTTATTATATGGGTGCAGATCCCTCCCAGTCGGTCAACATATAACAATCTGATCAATGCTTGTGGATCTAGTGGAAATTGGAGAGAAGCTTTGAAAGTTTGCAAGAAAATGACAGATAATGGAGTTGGGCCTGATCTTGTTACTCACAATATCGTTTTGTCTGCATACAAAAATGGGGCTCAGTATTCAAAAGCTTTGTCCTATTTTGAGCTAATGAAGGGGACAAACATTCGTCCTGACACAACCACCCATAATATTGTGATACATTGCCTAGTAAAGCTTGGCCAATATGCGAAAGCCATTGAAATGTTTAATTCTATGAGGGAGAAGAGAGCAGGATGTCACCCTGACATTGTAACATTCACTAGCATCATTCATTTGTATTCTGTATGTGgccaaattgaaaattgtaagGCTGTGTTCAATACAATGCTTGCAGAAGGCCTAAAACCTAACATTGTTTCTTACAATGCACTAATAGGTGCATATGCTTCTCATGGGATGAGTAAAGAGGCATTGTCTGTTTTCAATGAGATCAAGCAAAGTGGTTTCTGCCCAGATGTTGTATCTTATACATCTTTACTCAATGCTTATGGAAGATCACAACAACCTAAAAAGGCCTGGGAAGTATTTGACAAGATGAAGAGAAACAACCGGAAGCCAAATCTCGTCAGCTACAATGCATTGATTGATGCCTATGGATCTAATGGTTTGTTAGCTGAAGCTGTTGAAGTCTTGCGTGAGATGGAGCAAGATGGGATCCAGCCAAATATTGTCTCAATATGCACACTCTTGGCTGCCTGTGGACGATGTGGCCAAAAGGTGAAGATTGATGCTGTGCTTTCAGCAGCTGAGCAGCGAGGCATTCAGTTGAACACAGTTGCATATAACTCGGCTATTGGAAGCTATATGAATGTAGGGGAATATGAGAAAGCTATAACCTTATATAGATCTAtgaggaaaaagaaatttacaCCAGATTGTGTTACTTACACTGTGTTGATAAGTAGTTGTTGTAAGATGTCAAAATATACTGAGGCGCTTGGTTTCCTTGATGAAatgatgaaattaaaaattcCTTTGTCCAAAGAGGTCTACTCATCTGTGATTTGTGCCTACAGCAAACAGGCAAGTGTGTTCACAAAGTTGCCTATTAATACTTAATGGATTATCCAtgattgattttcttttattttggtttctCTTCATTTTCGTTCTTGCAATAATTCAGGGTCAACTCGAAGAAGCAGAATCTATGTTCAACTCGATGAAGATGGCTGATTGTTATCCTGATGTAGTTACATATACTGCAATGCTACATGCATATAATGCTGCTGGTGAGATTGTATGTTATTCCGTTGACATGATTGGATGCTGActaaaaagatatatattgaaactgaaatttttagtattttctatcaGAGAATTGGGAAAAAGCTTGTGTGCTATTTGAAGAAATGGAAGCAAATAATATCCTACCTGATACTATTGCTTGTTCAGCTTTGATGAGAGCTTTTAATAAAGGAGGCCAACCATCCAAGGTTCTAATTTTGGCAGAAATTATGAGGGAAAAAGAAATCCCTTTTGGGAATTCCATTTTCTTTGAAATGGTATCAGCTTGTAGCATGTAAGTTCCCCATCTGTTTTCTCTCTGTATAAAGAATAGAATGCTAAAGATGAGCATTAATGTATCTTTCCCTATTCTTTTATCTTTCTTAtaggtttcattttttttttttttagttttacggCTTGTCAgcattattgtgtttgcacatTTGTGTTTACCATTATGTTCTTGCTAAATCAGTTTTGATGGCAGTTTACTGACTTGACAATATATCTTCTTTTGTCGTTATTTTATCACTGTATATGAAACTAAAACTGAATTTTGGTTTAAGATTACGAGATTGGAGGACAGCAGTGGACCTGATTAAGCTTATGGAGCCCTCGTTCACTGTACTTTCAGCTGGACTTTTGAATCAACTTCTGCATTTTCTCGGAAAAAGTGGGAAGACTGAGACCATGATGAAGGTTCTTTAAACTTGCTCAAGTTTTCATATGATAAGTAAATGTTGACAAGCACAAAACTTTGCCTTCGTGcatccatttctctctctctctctcaatcttcTGAGCATCTTAAGCAATATGCAATCTTAAGTTTATTGGTTTTTTATCTAAGAAAGCTGATCTGTTTGCTAATTTTGATAGTTAATGTATCcatatatatagttttgtactaaaattttcttttccactcATGCAGTTGTTTTACAAGATAGTGGCCACTGGTGCTGATATCAATTTTAATACTTATTCTATTTTGTTGAAGAATCTTTTGTCTGCTGGAAATTGGAGGAAATATATTGAGGTAACCTTAGGTCAACTTCTGCTTCTTTTTAACTTTCTGCAGCAATGGTATAAATCCAGCCTTATAGCATTTCTGGCGTGGTGACCAAGTTTTTAAATGTCATTGAGTGACACTAAGGCTGCTCTTGAATGTTCCTAAGCACTGGGCCAGTGGTtaacaaataattaatgcatGTGATGCAACTCAATCAGTTAATATTTCTTTCTGAATATGAATTGAATGAATGAAATGGTGTTATTCATCTCAACTGTGGTGTTAAGATTATTGGTACATAACAATTAATTAAGCTTTTAGGCATTCAATATGAGCCTGTGTTGTTGGTACTTGTTCCAGCATTGTTTGTTTCACTTCGTGGAAAGTACCATGTCTCTTGTTTAAGTGATTACCTTTCTTTTTCGTGCGCATTATCAAATTTCAACATTCTGTTCTGTGGTTGAACATTTTATCCTTCTCTTTGATTGTTTTCTTAAGGACAGCTGTGGCCAAATAACATTGTGACATACTGACATGCGAGTTTTCATGTTCCAATATCTTTCTTTAATGCTTATGAGATAGACCctagaaattcaaaatttttttttttttggtcattttgatgcaGGTATTGCAGTGGATGGAGGATGCAGGAATTCAACCATCGAATGAAATGTACAATGATATTCTTTTCTTTGCTCAAAGAAGTGGTGGTGCTGAATATGCTGTTGTCATTCAAGAAAGAGTTGGTATGTAGGCTCTTATTTATTATGATGGGATCATATATGTACATCCGGGTGAATGTATATGTTAGTACGTATGTTCTTTCAATCCAGTAACATAGATACGATTTTCAACTtagttgcctttttttttctttccttagaATGGACCAGATAGAGAATCATTATGAAGTGTTGGTGTACAGTCCTGGTGGCTGGTGCTTACCTAAGAACAATATAAACTGATGAACTTGAAAGTAATTTGTATGATATACATGGGAAATGTGACCTGTGGGATctgttaataaactataagaTCTATGTCCACTTGTAGTTAAGACATAACTGCTCTTTCTTTCAGTTGTTAGGACTTATATTATAACACTTCTATTATTCtttaaccaatcaaaaaataaattacaactgTTCTATCAATTTATTACATTCTTAATTTCAGCTACATCTTCCATTTTGTGCTCTTGCAACTACCCGAGAATCCACCAACTTTATTTGGGTTATGAATTTGTGCAGATTccttgaaaagaaaagttgGGGATCAAATATCTGTGAGCAAATAGCGATCCTTCTTGTCCAACCTTACCATGGACAAATGGAGCAAAAGCATATAAAGCCCAATCCGCAAGAGTCACCATCAACTTGACATTTAAGTTGTCTCTTTGTGGAGGGGGTGACTAGGGATCACCTGAGCAGTAGGTTGTTTGCTCTGGGGCAGTTATGAGCCGGATTTTGGCGTTGAGCAGGTTACACAAGATGAAGCTATGTTCATTATATTTAAGAGAGTTCCAGCAGCTACTGGATATCAACCTTGCTATTGACATCTCGAATATATAAGAAAGTCAACCTTCTTGGAAGGCTTTTGTATGTGGCTGCAGAGATAGAAAACTTAAAGCAAAGGGTCTCTTTCGCAAATCAATACATCCAAGGAAGTGATTTGTGTtttgtcactattttatgtgtAGAGAGGACTGCTGGGGTATCACCTGAGGCCAATATTCATGATATGGAGAAAATTTCTTTGTTGTATCCATTCTCTTTCTTCAATGTAATTTATTCATTGTtaataggaaaattttaattctattttattcaaaatatgaaGCAGGTTTGATTATGTGATTGTTTATCAAAATCTAATGTTTTCCATGGCTACACTTCATGCATATCTGTAgttctattatattatattatcatGTGGGCTACACTTTCCTAACTACTTCAATTAACTAggtgaaaaaaattgaattaattttttataggtCATGTTATCAGTGTCTACCGTTAaggtaattattaataaaccatttttaggaaaattttaatatcacttttataaaaaatggaaaaagttatcaaaatacTAAGAGCCCGTTTGGTAGagtagtttgagtaatgttgtttgtaattttttgaaatacgtgtggatgaaaatgtatgtgtaatgttgtttaaaaattgaaaatgagttGTTTAATAACTCTACCAAACGGGCtgtaattacttttttttctttttccataacaattttctttaagtgGTTCACTAATATATACCTCTAAGGCATCCAttaattttttcccatttttttaatTCGATAATTGAGGAGAGAGGATTTTGAATCTTGAATGTCtctataataatttataaatgacATTAGATGTTAACTAGATAAACTACAAAagcttttagatttttttttccttaaaaaaaaaagtataactaAGACATCAATTATTTTATGTGCACTAGATTCCTCAAATTTGCAGAAACTGAGTAATTTTATGTGTGAGACACTAAATTATTACATTGTGAGAGAATCATTGAATCATTTCACATGTAGAAGCTGAgcaaaatttattagttttaataatataacaacAGTGGCAGTAAAAATGGAAGATGGGTCCCATTAAATTTGGTATGATTACAACTTTAATAGAAGAGATAATTACAACTTAACAAATTCACTTCACTTGAGTCTTTGGGAGGAAGAATCAATCTTccacacaagaaagaaagaaagagaaaaaacatgCGACTCTCCTCTGACAAATGGGTGTCCTGTCCTTTTTGACACCTTCCACGTGGTAACCTGAAGAAACACTTTCAAACCATGTCCAATTACCATATTACCCTCAACCCCTATCCTAGCCGTTACACTCTTTTTAACCCCCAAACCCCTTAGGGTCATTTCCGTAAAATCACCCCCACACACACCCAcactcttcttctctcttctttccctATAGTTTTCCCCTCCTTCTTcactcaaatctctctctctctatcaaacAAATCATAACCACTCTGTGAGACACACACgatcttttcctctctctctctcctagggttagggttttttgCGGTGGCTATGGCTTCGTCGTCGTCTGATCCTGGATTGAAATCGGAAGCCGGCGGCGGTGGTGGCGGTGCTGGAAGCAGCGGAGAGGCGGCGATGGTTGCGAAAGATGAGCTGTTTGTGTACAGAGGAGGATTGAAGAAAGCGAAGAAAGAGCGAGGATGTACGGCGAAAGAGCGCATCAGCAAAATGCCTCCCTGTGCCGCCGGTAAACGCAGCTCCATCTACCGCGGCGTCACcaggtactctctctctctctctctctctctctctctctctcgtcgcaaattttctttctttcttcgtgttcatgttgatgttgatgttaattttctaaattttgaaattaaaggCATAGATGGACTGGTCGATATGAAGCTCATCTTTGGGACAAAAGCACTTGGAATCAAAATCAGaataagaaaggaaaacaaggtctctctctctctttctctttgtattTAGGAAAAATCTTGTTACACACTCGCAATTGCACACTCTGATTTCACCATTTAAAACTGAAATCGggttttcaaaacatgatttcaaaaaGGGTGTGTGTTATGGAGTGTGCAATAGCGAGCGCGTGATAATCACTACtctatttatttgattttttttttttttttttttttggtgctgctgacttgttttttgattttctgttGTTGTGcatgaaaatgaaatgattggtacctaaaaatcaaaattccaGTATACTTGGGTGAGTTTATTGCTGCctttaattgaaattttcctTTCTTAATCATAGACTTGGTAATAAATGTGTTAATCTATGtgataatattaaattaaggTAATGGTTAAATTATGTTTTGTGTGATATAGGGGCATATGATGAGGAAGAGGCTGCTGCTAGAGCTTATGATCTTGCTGCCTTAAAATACTGGGGCCCTGGCACTCTCATTAATTTCCCTGTCAGTATTTTCATCGCTACTAACTTCTTTTGGGTCACTGATTCTGATATTCACTTACCCATCAGCTTGATTCTGTTATTTTTAATGAGTTGATATATATACTTTTCATCCCTCATATTtggttaaaattcaattttgatcGTTCAAAATATAAAGCTGTAATTTTCTCCTTAAATACTTAACACCAAATTGGAAATATAATCCTAGAGGTATACCCTTATAACATGGAGCTAACCTGTGCTTTATTTGTGACAAGTATCTTATCTCTTGTGTGATTAGCACATCGTTAACTTTAATCAGCTTTGATGATGTCACAAGTTCCAACATCATCAATTGGGAACGAGTCAAAGAAAATGAGCTTTCTTccacatgcaatttttttaatcataaccAAAAGGAAAGACACAATTGATAACTTTCAAAGGAAAGACACAATTGATAACTTTCAAATTCTTTGGGGTACTAAATTGCAACtttattgaatttgaaatatgaaattgaaaattttcaaggatGAAGTGTATTTTAGCCATGAATTTGTTATTTAAAGAaagcgccccccccccccccccccaaaaaaacatATTCCTTTTGGGTTATATGAATTTTTTCCATATTCAATCATCCGATTCTGTCTATATGACTTGGACACGTGTGATGCAGGTTACTGATTATACAAGAGATCTTGAGGAGATGCAGAATGTCTCAAGAGAAGAATACCTTGCATCTCTGCGGAGGTGTGTGTATGTACTTTCTGAATACATTTTGTTAACTCACCCTGTGTGTATTTTGCTTATATTTGATTCCATCCGCAGAAAGAGCAGTGGTTTTTCAAGAGGAATTTCTAAATATCGTGGGCTTTCCaggtatatttttatttgaatggaAATTACATTTATGTGAGATATGTAACATTTTCTATTGATGTTCCAGAGGATCAGTTAGTACATGATAATGTTTTTCCCAAGGAATGGCCATTTGGAAAACATAAGGAACATAATGTAAAAACCATTCTTTTACACTTCCTTTTTCCTTAGGGAGTTCTAGGAACCTTGCTCTCTCTCTAACTGATTTTCAGTGCATGGAGAAACCACTTGAGATCATTTATTACCAAGCTTGACAACATGATAACATATGTTATACACTTCCAGTTGAATATACTTCACCGTAATttgacaagaaaagaaaaaaggaatttcTTTATTATCTTcattgacctttttttttttttttaatttatttattaaaatcttACCAGTAGggtattttctagaaaaatgCAAATAGAATTACAATTAATGGTCTGTATGCTACTCAGTGCAGAATGATTAAATCACTAATTTGTTTGTGTAGTTCTGTTCTGTTCCATTTGGCAGATGATTGAAGTATTATTGGATCTGTACTGATACTATGGTTTTGCTTTCTGTTCTATACTTGGTGCTATCACAAGCAGTCGTTGGGAGCCATTTGGTCGCATGGGTGCATCTGAGTACTTCAACAGTACAAATTATGGTAAGTTCTGATGAAATTTATGTTCAAGAATCATTTATTGGAGACTTCTACAAATTCACATAATCCTTCAGTAAACCATCTTTTGCCTACAACTTGTTAAATCTAAGCTTCTCATGCTTCCTCCTGAAGCACTACCAACTATTTAACTGTTCTATCATCTATAAAGGTACAGGCGATGATCCAGCAGCAGAAAGTGAATATTTGGGCAATTTCTGTAGTGAAAGGAAGATTGATTTGACAAGTTACATCAAGTGGTGGGGGCCCAACAAAACTCGTCAATCAGATGCTGCGTTAAAATCATCAGAAGAAACAAAGCATGCTGGAGATATTGGTGTAGAACTAAAAACATTGGAGTTGGCAGTTCAGCCTACTGAACCATACCAGATGCCATGTTTGGGCATGTCCAATGAAATGAGAAAACGTAAAAGTTCTACTGTCTCTGCTTTGAGCATTTTGTCACGGTCAGCTGCCTACAAGAGCATGGAAGAGAAAGCATCAAAAAAGCCAGAAAACAGCATTGATAATGATGAAAATGAAGACAAAAATACTATCAACAAGGTGGACTATGGCAAGGCAGTTGAGAAATCCACAAGTCATGATGTTGCGAGTGAGAGACTAGGAGTTGCACTAGGAATGAGTGGGGGAATGTCTCTTCAGAGAAATGTGTACCCGCTGACTCCTTACTTATCTGCACCGCTATTGACCAACTACAATACTGTTGATCCCTTAGCAGATCCCATTCTCTGGACGTCTCTTGTTCCTGTTCTTCCGACTGGACTTGCTCGTACAGCTGAGGTTGGTATATTTCCCATCAGAGCATTGATTTCTTAGGTAGGACTGAAGAAAATGAATGATTTGtcctcaacccaaaaaaaatccgtctcccaaaaaaataaaaaataaaaagacaatgCTATAAGCTTTGAAACATTCTTGTTAAAATCATTATCTATAATTTCTGACAAGTGAGATTGATgctaaaaagtaaaagttgACAGGAGATGAGTTTGTGCATCTCCTTTATAAGCCATGTGATGCCACTACATTGTGCATTTAAAGCATTATCTAACAATAATGCGATGGCAGGGACAATAACTGATTCATCACTTATTTGAAAACAATTGTAATATTTCCCCTCCAGCCCCAGGTGATTCTTAATGGTAAGATGGCATATAAGGGAGATCTCTTCCCTAATTCATTTCCTGTACCCATTTACCCCATATAAAACTTACAGATTGCAATGCAGGTTACAAAGACTGAGACCAGTTCAACTTATACGTTCTTCCATGCGGACGAATGATATCACATTCCCTTTTTATCTACAATTGGTTCAAAGTTGGAAAACTGCTTCTATCAGGAAGGGTTTAGCGCTGCATTATGTGTAACAAACATCGCCGGAAGAGTCTGGAGAGCTTAGTAGGGCCTTAAAAAAGATGAGAATTTTACTTGGTTTTTGTGGGCTTGTATTTACATCAGATCTAGATATAGAGGGGAAGCTATAAATGTGTCTTTATATATGTAGAAATTTTGATATATCCAATATGATCATGTATATTAGGATTGCACTGAAAGAGTTGAATGATGATATGTTCTTGTTGTAAAGAAAAAGCAGTCTGTTCTGAATATGATAAGCTCTGTAACATTGTAGTTTTAACATGCACAAATTGGGGTCTCTGCAAATGC
The DNA window shown above is from Quercus lobata isolate SW786 chromosome 7, ValleyOak3.0 Primary Assembly, whole genome shotgun sequence and carries:
- the LOC115954280 gene encoding pentatricopeptide repeat-containing protein At2g41720-like isoform X2, translated to MGTNTNTITLNLNLNLNLNLKLSPTRPKTKILCKNNSAFEENKQVSVDYDEGKHEVSTRLTGLRKADIQRRYRLRVKADRFQRDWTLSEVVHEILSLRPHDDIEGVLNRWIGRFARKNFPLLIREITQRGSIERSIQVFQWMKNQKNYCPRNDIYNMMIRLHARHNRTDQARGLFFEMQEWRCKPDAETYNALINAHGRAGQSRWAMNIMEDMLRASIPPSRSTYNNLINACGSSGNWREALKVCKKMTDNGVGPDLVTHNIVLSAYKNGAQYSKALSYFELMKGTNIRPDTTTHNIVIHCLVKLGQYAKAIEMFNSMREKRAGCHPDIVTFTSIIHLYSVCGQIENCKAVFNTMLAEGLKPNIVSYNALIGAYASHGMSKEALSVFNEIKQSGFCPDVVSYTSLLNAYGRSQQPKKAWEVFDKMKRNNRKPNLVSYNALIDAYGSNGLLAEAVEVLREMEQDGIQPNIVSICTLLAACGRCGQKVKIDAVLSAAEQRGIQLNTVAYNSAIGSYMNVGEYEKAITLYRSMRKKKFTPDCVTYTVLISSCCKMSKYTEALGFLDEMMKLKIPLSKEVYSSVICAYSKQGQLEEAESMFNSMKMADCYPDVVTYTAMLHAYNAAENWEKACVLFEEMEANNILPDTIACSALMRAFNKGGQPSKVLILAEIMREKEIPFGNSIFFEMVSACSILRDWRTAVDLIKLMEPSFTVLSAGLLNQLLHFLGKSGKTETMMKVL
- the LOC115954280 gene encoding pentatricopeptide repeat-containing protein At2g41720-like isoform X1, with translation MGTNTNTITLNLNLNLNLNLKLSPTRPKTKILCKNNSAFEENKQVSVDYDEGKHEVSTRLTGLRKADIQRRYRLRVKADRFQRDWTLSEVVHEILSLRPHDDIEGVLNRWIGRFARKNFPLLIREITQRGSIERSIQVFQWMKNQKNYCPRNDIYNMMIRLHARHNRTDQARGLFFEMQEWRCKPDAETYNALINAHGRAGQSRWAMNIMEDMLRASIPPSRSTYNNLINACGSSGNWREALKVCKKMTDNGVGPDLVTHNIVLSAYKNGAQYSKALSYFELMKGTNIRPDTTTHNIVIHCLVKLGQYAKAIEMFNSMREKRAGCHPDIVTFTSIIHLYSVCGQIENCKAVFNTMLAEGLKPNIVSYNALIGAYASHGMSKEALSVFNEIKQSGFCPDVVSYTSLLNAYGRSQQPKKAWEVFDKMKRNNRKPNLVSYNALIDAYGSNGLLAEAVEVLREMEQDGIQPNIVSICTLLAACGRCGQKVKIDAVLSAAEQRGIQLNTVAYNSAIGSYMNVGEYEKAITLYRSMRKKKFTPDCVTYTVLISSCCKMSKYTEALGFLDEMMKLKIPLSKEVYSSVICAYSKQGQLEEAESMFNSMKMADCYPDVVTYTAMLHAYNAAENWEKACVLFEEMEANNILPDTIACSALMRAFNKGGQPSKVLILAEIMREKEIPFGNSIFFEMVSACSILRDWRTAVDLIKLMEPSFTVLSAGLLNQLLHFLGKSGKTETMMKLFYKIVATGADINFNTYSILLKNLLSAGNWRKYIEVLQWMEDAGIQPSNEMYNDILFFAQRSGGAEYAVVIQERVDSLKRKVGDQISVSK
- the LOC115954281 gene encoding AP2-like ethylene-responsive transcription factor At2g41710 isoform X2, producing the protein MASSSSDPGLKSEAGGGGGGAGSSGEAAMVAKDELFVYRGGLKKAKKERGCTAKERISKMPPCAAGKRSSIYRGVTRHRWTGRYEAHLWDKSTWNQNQNKKGKQVYLGAYDEEEAAARAYDLAALKYWGPGTLINFPVTDYTRDLEEMQNVSREEYLASLRRKSSGFSRGISKYRGLSSRWEPFGRMGASEYFNSTNYGDDPAAESEYLGNFCSERKIDLTSYIKWWGPNKTRQSDAALKSSEETKHAGDIGVELKTLELAVQPTEPYQMPCLGMSNEMRKRKSSTVSALSILSRSAAYKSMEEKASKKPENSIDNDENEDKNTINKVDYGKAVEKSTSHDVASERLGVALGMSGGMSLQRNVYPLTPYLSAPLLTNYNTVDPLADPILWTSLVPVLPTGLARTAEVTKTETSSTYTFFHADE
- the LOC115954281 gene encoding AP2-like ethylene-responsive transcription factor At2g41710 isoform X1; its protein translation is MASSSSDPGLKSEAGGGGGGAGSSGEAAMVAKDELFVYRGGLKKAKKERGCTAKERISKMPPCAAGKRSSIYRGVTRHRWTGRYEAHLWDKSTWNQNQNKKGKQVYLGAYDEEEAAARAYDLAALKYWGPGTLINFPVTDYTRDLEEMQNVSREEYLASLRRKSSGFSRGISKYRGLSSRWEPFGRMGASEYFNSTNYGTGDDPAAESEYLGNFCSERKIDLTSYIKWWGPNKTRQSDAALKSSEETKHAGDIGVELKTLELAVQPTEPYQMPCLGMSNEMRKRKSSTVSALSILSRSAAYKSMEEKASKKPENSIDNDENEDKNTINKVDYGKAVEKSTSHDVASERLGVALGMSGGMSLQRNVYPLTPYLSAPLLTNYNTVDPLADPILWTSLVPVLPTGLARTAEVTKTETSSTYTFFHADE